A portion of the Streptomyces sp. NBC_01335 genome contains these proteins:
- a CDS encoding IS630 family transposase (programmed frameshift) has product MRYPQGGGLTAERQCRREELRLQAAERFARGEGSTAIARDLRVSVRSVQRWRHTWSEGGPRSLRSQGPASLPRLSEKQFAQLESELAKGPAAHGWEDQRWTLNRVKTVIGRRFHLTYTIQGVRKLLVRNGWSCQVPARRAMERDDEVVRVGQGGVAPRGRLAAARGAWLVFEDEAGFSMTPSHARTWSQRGRTPVVRVRGRSRRRISIAALTCYKPGHRSRLIYRPRRDGGNRDGRKSFSWRDYRDLLIAAHQQLGGPIILIWDNLNVHKAAGLREFAESRDWLTILYLPSYAPDLNPVEGIWSLLRRGWLSNVAFSTPEHLIRTVRSGLRHIQYRSNLIDGCLAETGLTIRSA; this is encoded by the exons ATGAGGTATCCACAGGGTGGCGGGTTGACCGCTGAACGGCAGTGCAGGCGCGAGGAGTTACGGCTCCAGGCGGCTGAGCGGTTCGCTCGTGGCGAGGGCAGTACGGCGATCGCCAGGGATCTGCGGGTCAGTGTCCGATCGGTGCAGCGGTGGCGTCACACGTGGTCCGAGGGCGGCCCACGGTCCTTGCGGTCGCAGGGGCCCGCGTCGCTGCCGCGACTGAGTGAGAAGCAGTTCGCTCAGCTGGAGTCCGAGCTGGCCAAAGGACCGGCCGCGCACGGCTGGGAGGACCAGCGCTGGACTCTGAACCGTGTGAAGACGGTGATCGGACGGCGCTTCCACCTCACGTACACGATTCAAGGTGTCCGCAAGCTGTTGGTGCGTAACGGCTGGTCCTGCCAGGTCCCGGCCCGTCGTGCCATGGAGCGGGACGACGAGGTGGTG CGGGTGGGTCAAGGAGGTGTGGCCCCGCGCGGAAGGCTAGCGGCGGCCCGTGGAGCATGGCTGGTCTTCGAGGACGAAGCCGGCTTCTCCATGACGCCGTCGCACGCAAGGACCTGGTCGCAGCGCGGGCGGACCCCGGTGGTGCGGGTCCGTGGCCGCTCGCGCAGACGGATATCGATCGCCGCCCTGACCTGCTACAAGCCCGGCCACCGCTCCCGGCTGATCTACCGGCCGCGACGGGACGGTGGCAACCGTGACGGGCGCAAAAGCTTCTCCTGGCGCGACTACCGCGACCTGCTGATCGCAGCCCACCAGCAACTCGGCGGCCCGATCATCCTCATCTGGGACAACCTCAACGTCCACAAGGCCGCAGGTCTACGGGAGTTCGCCGAATCCCGTGACTGGCTGACCATCCTCTACCTGCCGTCCTACGCCCCCGACCTCAACCCCGTCGAGGGCATCTGGTCCCTGCTACGTCGCGGCTGGCTCTCCAACGTCGCCTTCTCCACGCCAGAACATCTCATCCGCACGGTCCGCAGCGGTCTCCGGCACATCCAGTACCGCAGCAACCTCATTGACGGCTGCCTCGCCGAGACCGGCCTGACCATCAGATCTGCGTAA
- the pyrF gene encoding orotidine-5'-phosphate decarboxylase: MESNSRIIVALDFDHRRAADEVVDTLGEECRFYKVGMELLTAAGPGLVEHLVAKGKEVFLDLKLFEIPKSVAGAVRAAGALGASMVTVHSMGGVGIMSAAVAAARDFPRLRVLALTVVTSMTSSDLADIGVTGSTSTEEQVLRLARLAEGAGCHGVTASPQEAVALRGVLGAGTLIVTPGVALPGESPGDHARPSTPRGAIVAGASHVVVGGTVTRAADPAAAFRLVRASLES; the protein is encoded by the coding sequence GTGGAGTCAAACAGTCGGATCATCGTTGCTTTGGACTTTGACCATCGCCGAGCGGCCGACGAAGTCGTCGACACGCTTGGTGAGGAGTGTCGTTTCTACAAGGTCGGGATGGAGCTGCTCACCGCGGCGGGGCCGGGCCTGGTCGAGCACCTCGTAGCCAAGGGCAAGGAGGTCTTCCTGGACCTGAAGCTCTTCGAGATACCGAAATCCGTGGCCGGCGCGGTCCGTGCCGCCGGCGCCCTGGGTGCCTCCATGGTGACCGTCCACAGTATGGGCGGCGTCGGCATCATGTCCGCCGCTGTCGCTGCGGCCCGTGACTTCCCACGCCTTCGTGTGCTGGCTCTGACCGTCGTCACCAGCATGACGAGCTCCGATCTCGCTGACATCGGCGTCACCGGCTCAACCTCGACCGAGGAGCAGGTGTTGCGGCTGGCCCGGCTGGCGGAAGGCGCTGGTTGCCACGGCGTCACCGCATCGCCGCAGGAAGCCGTGGCCCTGCGTGGGGTGCTGGGAGCCGGCACACTGATCGTCACACCGGGAGTCGCGCTTCCGGGTGAGTCCCCAGGTGACCACGCCCGGCCGAGCACACCGCGTGGTGCCATTGTCGCCGGCGCGTCACATGTTGTCGTGGGCGGGACGGTGACCCGTGCCGCAGACCCGGCGGCCGCATTCCGGCTCGTCCGTGCCAGCCTGGAGTCGTAG
- a CDS encoding LLM class flavin-dependent oxidoreductase, with the protein MPDYGHDLLFGTILVPVSEHPEDAVELARTADLAGLDLVSVPDHPYRPDLLDAWATLAVVAASTARVRVFPNVANLPLRPPAMLARTAAALDLLTGGRVELGLGAGAYWESVAADGGPRRTPGEALRATREAIEVIRALWTPGRRVHLEGAHYRLDGAVSGPAPAHPIDIWVGAIGPRMLDLVGTAADGWLPSVPHVPPARLAAGHRAVDEAAERAGRDPGAVRRLYNLSPGRDGFPTGPPGAWPEQLAALTLEHGTSAFLLPVREPGLIERFAAEVAPATRELVAAARSGAAGAPGTGRGAVVAESGTGSGAGTPLDSGTRLSVRATEPPGERRSAERPWDEATRPSAPPAGPDRRYAAGGQEAARNLVAAHDQLRADLDRLRQVVREVRDGARDPGEVRSEIQRLSLRQNAWTLGAFCASYCRVTTLHHTREDQDLFPHLRRADPRLGPVLDRLAGEHHAIQGVIERLDRELVDHAGGQTDGKELEAVVDLLTDALLSHLAYEEAELIEPMARFGAGW; encoded by the coding sequence ATGCCCGACTACGGACACGACCTGCTCTTCGGCACCATTCTGGTGCCGGTGTCCGAACACCCCGAGGACGCGGTCGAGCTGGCCCGGACGGCCGACCTGGCCGGGCTCGACCTGGTCAGCGTCCCGGACCACCCCTACCGCCCGGACCTGCTCGACGCCTGGGCGACGCTCGCGGTCGTCGCCGCCTCCACCGCCCGGGTGCGGGTCTTCCCCAATGTCGCCAACCTGCCGCTGCGTCCCCCCGCGATGCTGGCCCGCACCGCCGCCGCCCTGGACCTCCTCACCGGCGGCCGGGTCGAACTGGGGCTGGGCGCGGGGGCCTACTGGGAGTCCGTCGCCGCCGACGGCGGCCCCCGCCGCACCCCGGGGGAAGCGCTCCGGGCCACCCGGGAGGCGATCGAGGTGATCCGGGCGCTCTGGACGCCGGGCAGACGGGTCCACCTCGAAGGCGCCCATTACCGACTCGACGGTGCCGTCTCCGGCCCCGCACCCGCGCACCCGATCGACATCTGGGTCGGGGCGATCGGCCCCCGGATGCTGGATCTGGTGGGTACGGCGGCGGACGGGTGGCTGCCGAGCGTTCCCCACGTGCCCCCGGCCCGGCTCGCGGCGGGTCACCGCGCCGTCGACGAGGCGGCGGAGCGGGCGGGCCGCGATCCGGGAGCGGTGCGCCGTCTCTACAACCTCTCCCCGGGCCGGGACGGCTTCCCGACGGGACCGCCCGGGGCCTGGCCGGAGCAGTTGGCCGCGCTGACGCTCGAACACGGAACGAGCGCTTTCCTCCTGCCCGTACGGGAGCCGGGGCTGATCGAAAGGTTCGCCGCCGAGGTGGCGCCCGCGACCCGGGAGCTGGTGGCCGCCGCGCGTTCCGGTGCGGCGGGGGCACCCGGAACCGGGCGGGGTGCGGTGGTCGCGGAGAGCGGTACGGGCTCGGGGGCGGGTACGCCGCTGGATTCCGGCACCCGGCTCTCGGTCCGGGCCACCGAACCCCCCGGGGAGCGGCGGTCCGCCGAGCGCCCGTGGGACGAGGCGACCCGCCCTTCCGCGCCGCCCGCCGGCCCGGACCGGCGGTACGCGGCCGGTGGGCAGGAGGCGGCGCGAAACCTCGTCGCCGCGCACGACCAGCTCCGCGCGGATCTCGACCGGCTGAGGCAGGTCGTGCGCGAGGTGAGGGACGGGGCGAGGGACCCGGGAGAGGTCCGCTCCGAGATCCAGCGGCTGAGTCTGCGTCAGAACGCTTGGACACTCGGCGCGTTCTGCGCCTCGTACTGCCGGGTGACCACCCTGCACCACACGCGCGAGGACCAGGACCTCTTTCCCCACCTGCGCCGCGCCGATCCGCGGCTGGGGCCGGTGCTGGACCGGCTGGCCGGGGAACACCACGCCATCCAGGGGGTGATCGAGCGTCTCGACCGCGAACTGGTCGACCATGCGGGAGGGCAGACCGACGGGAAGGAGCTGGAGGCCGTGGTGGACCTGCTCACGGATGCGCTCCTCTCCCATCTCGCGTACGAGGAAGCCGAACTGATCGAGCCGATGGCGAGGTTCGGCGCCGGCTGGTGA
- a CDS encoding MFS transporter has translation MSAIPAPASGAPASTPPRGTTAPFAALLLAVLSFSLMQTMVVPVLPELQREFGASTTSVSWVLSSFLLTASVATALLGRVGDMFGKRRVLVASLAVFAAGTLLAALSGSLALLIAARAVQGVGSAAFPLAFGIVRDQFPRERVPVAIGLISSTFGIGFGVGLVVPGPIVDALDWHWIFWNGLIVVVAGVAGVVAFVRESPVRSPGRIDWSGVVLLSAGIVALLTAISQGRSWGWASGRIVGLFVAAVVLLAVFAYVESRVREPLIDLALLRRRAVLTSHLTALVIGFGMYGAFTLVPMLAQTPSSAGYGFGASVTGSGLFMVPMAATMLIAGPLAGRIGAAAGWKLPLVLACLIGMAGFVVYATAHADAAAMYAGSAVLGVGVGFAFAALANLVVSAVDRGRTGEATGINTIMRTIGGSLGAQIAASLVASHAVPGSRLPAESGYTTAFVMSAIALAVAAVAALSGPGRLWRGATAPAAGGQPAAGEASAAGKVSGT, from the coding sequence ATGAGCGCCATCCCCGCTCCGGCGTCCGGGGCTCCCGCCTCCACCCCGCCCCGCGGCACCACGGCGCCCTTCGCGGCCCTGCTCCTCGCCGTGCTCTCCTTCTCGCTGATGCAGACGATGGTGGTGCCGGTACTCCCCGAACTCCAGCGGGAGTTCGGGGCCTCCACGACGTCCGTGTCCTGGGTGCTCAGCTCCTTCCTGCTCACCGCCTCCGTCGCCACCGCGCTGCTGGGCCGGGTGGGCGACATGTTCGGCAAACGCCGTGTGCTCGTCGCCAGCCTCGCGGTCTTCGCCGCCGGTACGCTGCTGGCCGCGCTCTCCGGCTCGCTCGCTCTGCTGATCGCGGCCCGGGCCGTCCAGGGCGTCGGATCGGCCGCCTTCCCGCTCGCGTTCGGCATCGTCCGCGACCAGTTCCCGCGTGAGCGGGTGCCCGTCGCGATCGGTCTGATCTCGTCCACGTTCGGTATCGGCTTCGGCGTCGGGCTCGTCGTCCCGGGCCCCATCGTCGACGCACTGGACTGGCACTGGATCTTCTGGAACGGACTGATCGTCGTCGTGGCGGGCGTCGCAGGCGTCGTGGCGTTCGTCCGGGAGTCTCCGGTCCGCTCCCCCGGCCGCATCGACTGGTCCGGAGTCGTCCTTCTGAGCGCCGGAATCGTGGCCCTGCTGACCGCCATCAGCCAGGGCAGGTCCTGGGGGTGGGCGTCGGGCCGGATCGTCGGCCTGTTCGTCGCCGCGGTCGTGCTCCTCGCGGTGTTCGCGTACGTCGAGTCGAGGGTGCGCGAGCCGCTGATCGACCTCGCGCTGCTGCGCCGGCGGGCGGTGCTGACCAGCCATCTCACCGCTCTCGTCATCGGGTTCGGGATGTACGGGGCCTTCACCCTGGTCCCGATGCTCGCCCAGACCCCCTCCTCGGCCGGGTACGGTTTCGGCGCCTCGGTCACCGGGTCGGGGCTGTTCATGGTGCCGATGGCCGCGACCATGCTGATCGCCGGCCCGCTCGCCGGACGGATCGGCGCGGCCGCCGGCTGGAAGCTGCCGCTGGTGCTGGCCTGCCTCATCGGCATGGCTGGCTTCGTCGTCTATGCGACCGCCCATGCCGACGCTGCGGCGATGTACGCGGGTTCGGCGGTGCTCGGCGTCGGCGTCGGCTTCGCCTTCGCGGCCCTCGCCAACCTCGTCGTCAGCGCGGTCGACCGCGGCCGGACCGGGGAGGCGACCGGCATCAACACCATCATGCGCACCATCGGCGGGTCGCTCGGGGCGCAGATCGCCGCGTCCCTGGTGGCCTCCCACGCGGTGCCCGGCAGCCGGCTGCCCGCCGAGTCCGGCTACACGACCGCGTTCGTGATGTCGGCGATCGCACTGGCGGTGGCCGCGGTCGCTGCGCTCTCCGGTCCGGGGAGACTGTGGCGCGGAGCCACCGCACCCGCCGCCGGTGGACAGCCCGCCGCCGGGGAAGCGTCCGCCGCCGGGAAAGTGTCCGGCACCTGA